Proteins co-encoded in one Acanthopagrus latus isolate v.2019 chromosome 10, fAcaLat1.1, whole genome shotgun sequence genomic window:
- the LOC119026969 gene encoding dynactin subunit 1-like isoform X4, translating into MSSAGSVESGKPPKIGSVVEVIGKGQRGTVAYIGATLFASGKWVGVILNEAKGKNDGTVQGKRYFTCEENHGIFVRQSQLQVVDDGSSATSPESETGPAKSLRQKDIPETPKTAKQTPASIKKASRESLSSSLSGDVSEAGLSSHQGALGAPVVPQPSGSPAAAAAPVPATPSKVEPAISKQEEESMRAQVKDLEEKLETLKMKRTEDKAKLKELEKHKIQLEQLQEWKNKMQEQQADLQKQLKEAKKEAREAQEAKDRYMEEMADTADAIEMATLDKEMAEERAESLQVEVDTLKERVEELSMDLEILRHEISEKGSDGAASSYHVKQLEEQNGRLKEALVRMRDLSSSEKQEHVKLQKQMEKKNTELETLRTQKEKLQEEVKQAEATIDELKEQVDAALGSEEMVETLTERNLDLEEKVRELRETVTDLEAINEMNDELQENARETEMELREQLDLSVAKVREAEKRVEAAQETVADYQQTISKYRELTAGLQEANRDLISQQNANAEQVQQPPAELFDFKIKFAETKAYAKAIEMELRKMEVAQSNRQVSLLTSFMPDSFLRHGGDHDCILVLLLIPRLICKAELISKQAQEKFDLNGNMAQGTGLRGPPGEQRSFASGLVYSLSLLQATLHKYEQSLNTCDVEVFKRMGTLYTEMSFHERSLDYFIDLLHKDQLDETVQVEPLTKAIKYYQQLYSVHLADQTEDCTVQLADHIKFTQSALDCMAVEVARLRAFLSAGQESSGLVVLLKDLETSCSDIRQFCKKIRRRMPGTDVAGVPAALNFGQQVSEMLTECRRQQTRVVAVLQEVAAAGAQLVAPLAEQEGLNALKLEDIACKAVDQVYGSQGLNGPESLRQSCSAVIATMNKMATAMQEGEYDADKPQGTTPPVEVRAATVRAEMTDAEGLGVKLEDRETVIREVKKSLKIKGEELSEANVRLSLLEKKLDTSTKDADERVEKIQTKLDENLALLKKKEKEFEETMDALQADIDQLEAEKAELKQRINNQSKMTIEGLVSRGPTVPGIASVVQGSPGGLPPSLAGALQVVDSPLLRQQVEAQRLGIKHLKNENNRLKAEKMRAQLAALPPLCPPKLPQVSKESSMPPDGLNTGIYRRTDQLLATLLKLSSEVKVVDVTGKTAVSASAQLLEQTARLQNLSTALDKLKGEVAEHVVSYQPGAKASSDFATFPISSFVKAKGEKQGGTVFVGRVAIPCTPGQEQVHRLVLSQQQLQKVHHLLMT; encoded by the exons ATGAGCAGCGCTGGAAGTGTGGAGAGTGGTAAACCTCCGAAG ATCGGCTCTGTAGTGGAGGTGATCGGGAAGGGTCAGCGCGGTACTGTTGCCTATATTGGCGCCACCCTTTTTGCTTCTGGGAAATGGGTTGGCGTCATACTGAATGAGGCCAAAGGCAAGAACGATGGCACCGTGCAGGGGAAACGATACTTCACCTGTGAGGAAAATCATGGGATATTTGTCAGACAGTCCCAG CTCCAGGTGGTGGATGATGGCTCCAGTGCCACTTCACCAGAATCCGAAACGGGCCCTGCAAAATCGCTGAGACAAAAAG ACATTCCCGAGACTCCCAAAACAGCCAAGCAG ACTCCTGCGAGCATTAAGAAG GCGTCTCGTGAgagcctgtcctcctccctgtctggTGATGTCAGTGAGGCCGGCCTGTCCTCCCACCAGGGTGCGCTGGGGGCCCCCGTCGTGCCTCAGCCCAGCGGCTCAcctgcagcagcggcagcacCAGTCCCAGCTACTCCAAGCAAG GTGGAACCTGCCATTTCCAAGCAG GAGGAGGAATCGATGCGAGCTCAGGTCAAGGACCTGGAGGAGAAGCTCGAAACGCTGAAGATGAAGCGAACGGAGGACAAGGCCAAGCTGAAGGAGCTTGAGAAACACAAGATCCAGCTGGAGCAGCTTCAGGAGTGGAAGAACAAaatgcaggagcagcaggctgaTTTGCAGAAACAACTAAAAGAGGCCAAGaag GAAGCCCGTGAGGCACAAGAGGCAAAGGACCGCTACATGGAAGAGATGGCGGACACAGCCGACGCCATCGAGATGGCCACACTGGACAAAGAGATGGCTGAGGAGCGGGCAGAGTCTCTGCAAGTGGAGGTGGACACGCTGaaagagagggtggaggagctCTCCATGGACCTGGAGATCCTCAGACATGAGATTTCAGAAAAAG GCTCAGATGGAGCTGCCTCCAGTTACCATGtcaaacagctggaggagcagaacGGCAGACTGAAGGAGGCTTTGGTTCG GATGCGCGACCTTTCCTCTTCAGAGAAGCAGGAGCATGTCAAGCTGCAGAaacagatggagaagaagaacacTGAGCTGGAGACTCTGAGGACTCAGAAGGaaaagctgcaggaggaggtcaAGCAGGCCGAGGCCACCATCGATGAACTGAAGGAGCAG GTTGATGCTGCTCTGGGGTcagaggagatggtggagacccTGACGGAGAGGAACCTTGACCTGGAGGAGAAAGTCAgggagctgagagagacagTCACCGATCTG GAGGCCATCAATGAGATGAACGACGAGCTCCAGGAGAATGCCCGTGAGACAGAAATGGAGCTGCGGGAGCAGCTGGACCTGAGTGTAGCAAAGGTCAGGGAGGCTGAGAAAAGGGTGGAGGCCGCCCAGGAGACTGTCGCTGATTACCAGCAGACCATCAGCAAATACAGAGAGCTCACTGCCGGGCTGCAG GAGGCCAACAGGGATCTGATCAGCCAGCAGAATGCAAACGCTGAACAAGTTCAACAACCTCCCGCTGAGCTGTTTGACTTCAAAATTAAGTTTGCAGAGACCAAAGCTTATGCCAAG GCCATTGAGATGGAGCTGAGGAAAATGGAGGTGGCTCAGTCCAACAGACAGGtatctctcctcacctccttcatGCCGGACTCCTTCCTTCGTCACGGCGGCGATCACGACTGTATTCTGGTCCTTCTGCTCATTCCCAGGCTCATCTGCAAG GCTGAGCTGATCAGTAAACAGGCACAGGAGAAGTTTGACTTGAATGGGAACATGGCCCAGGGGACGGGGCTCAGAGGACCTCCAGGAGAGCAGCGCAGCTTTGCCTCAGGACTGGTGTACTCGCTCAGCCTGCTGCAGGCCACGCTGCACAAATATGAACA GTCTCTGAACACCTGTGACGTGGAGGTTTTCAAGCGCATGGGTACGCTCTACACTGAAATGAGCTTCCATGAGCGCTCTCTGGACTATTTCATCGACCTGCTGCATAAAGATCAGCTAGATGAGACTGTTCAGGTGGAACCTCTGACCAAGGCCATCAAGTACTATCAG CAACTGTACAGTGTCCATCTGGCAGATCAGACTGAAGACTGCACAGTGCAGCTGGCTGACCATATTAAG TTTACCCAGAGTGCCCTGGACTGCATGGCGGTGGAGGTGGCTCGTCTGCGGGCGTTCCTGTCTGCAGGTCAGGAGAGCTCTGGCCTCGTTGTCCTGCTGAAGGACCTGGAAACTTCCTGCTCTGATATCAGACAGTTCTGTAAGAAGATACGCCGGCGCATGCCTGGAACAGATGTGGCTGGAGTTCCCGCTGCCCTCAATTTTGGACAACAG GTGTCGGAGATGTTGACAGAGTGCAGGCGCCAGCAGACCCGGGTGGTGGCTGTTCTGCAGGAGGTggctgcagctggagctcagCTGGTCGCTCCACTGGCAGAACAGGAGGGGCTCAATGCTCTTAAACTAGAGGATATCGCCTGCAAGGCTGTGGACCAG GTGTACGGCTCTCAAGGCTTGAATGGCCCAGAGTCTCTGCGTCAGTCCTGCAGCGCCGTCATCGCCACCATGAACAAGATGGCCACAGCCATGCAGGAAGGGGAGTATGATGCTGACAAACCACAGGGCACG ACCCCGCCAGTGGAGGTGAGAGCAGCCACCGTCAGGGCTGAGATGACTGATGCTGAGGGTCTGGGAGTGAAgctggaagacagagagacggtCATCAGGGAGGTCAAGAAGTCGCTCAAGATCAAG GGCGAGGAGCTGAGTGAGGCCAACGTCCGTCTGAGCCTGCTGGAGAAGAAGCTTGACACCTCCACCAAAGACGCGGATGAGCGGGTGGAGAAGATTCAGACCAAACTGGACGAGAACCTCGCCCTGctcaagaagaaagaaaa GGAGTTTGAGGAGACGATGGACGCTCTGCAGGCTGATATCGACCAGCTGGAGGCGGAGAAGGCAGAGCTGAAGCAACGCATTAACAACCAATCAAAGATGACCATTGAAGGCCTGGTATCAAGAGGCCCGACTGTCCCTGGAATTGCCTCAGTCGTTCAGGGATCTCCAGGAG GTCTGCCTCCATCCCTGGCTGGAGCACTTCAGGTGGTGGACTCCCCTCTCCTCAGGCAGCAGGTTGAGGCTCAGAGACTGGGCATCAAACACCTCAAGAACGAAAACAACAGACTCAAG GCAGAGAAGATGAGAGCCCAGCTGGCAGCCCTGCCTCCACTCTGCCCTCCCAAACTGCCACAGGTCTCCAAAGAAAGCTCCATGCCGCCTGACGGACTCAACACAGGCATCTACCGCAGGACTGACCAACTGCTGGCAACTCTGCTCAAGCTTAGCAGCGAGGTTAAGGTTGTGGACGTCACCGGGAAGACAGCCG TTAGTGCCAGTGCCCAGCTGCTGGAGCAGACGGCTCGGCTGCAGAACCTCAGCACTGCTCTGGACAAGCTCAAG GGAGAAGTAGCTGAACATGTCGTGTCATACCAGCCCGGAGCAAAGGCTTCCTCTGACTTCGCCACCTTCCCAATCTCCTCCTTTGTTAAG GCCAAGGGAGAGAAGCAGGGAGGAACAGTATTTGTCGGTCGTGTTGCCATTCCGTGCACTCCTGGACAGGAACAAGTCCACCGGCTTGtcctgtcacagcagcagctgcagaaagtgCACCACCTCCTCATGACCTAA
- the LOC119026969 gene encoding dynactin subunit 1-like isoform X2: MSSAGSVESGKPPKIGSVVEVIGKGQRGTVAYIGATLFASGKWVGVILNEAKGKNDGTVQGKRYFTCEENHGIFVRQSQLQVVDDGSSATSPESETGPAKSLRQKDIPETPKTAKQTPASIKKSSTRRSAKFTTPSRLTPATSLPSLLLRPSGRTSLSLRASRESLSSSLSGDVSEAGLSSHQGALGAPVVPQPSGSPAAAAAPVPATPSKEEESMRAQVKDLEEKLETLKMKRTEDKAKLKELEKHKIQLEQLQEWKNKMQEQQADLQKQLKEAKKEAREAQEAKDRYMEEMADTADAIEMATLDKEMAEERAESLQVEVDTLKERVEELSMDLEILRHEISEKGSDGAASSYHVKQLEEQNGRLKEALVRMRDLSSSEKQEHVKLQKQMEKKNTELETLRTQKEKLQEEVKQAEATIDELKEQVDAALGSEEMVETLTERNLDLEEKVRELRETVTDLEAINEMNDELQENARETEMELREQLDLSVAKVREAEKRVEAAQETVADYQQTISKYRELTAGLQEANRDLISQQNANAEQVQQPPAELFDFKIKFAETKAYAKAIEMELRKMEVAQSNRQVSLLTSFMPDSFLRHGGDHDCILVLLLIPRLICKAELISKQAQEKFDLNGNMAQGTGLRGPPGEQRSFASGLVYSLSLLQATLHKYEQSLNTCDVEVFKRMGTLYTEMSFHERSLDYFIDLLHKDQLDETVQVEPLTKAIKYYQQLYSVHLADQTEDCTVQLADHIKFTQSALDCMAVEVARLRAFLSAGQESSGLVVLLKDLETSCSDIRQFCKKIRRRMPGTDVAGVPAALNFGQQVSEMLTECRRQQTRVVAVLQEVAAAGAQLVAPLAEQEGLNALKLEDIACKAVDQVYGSQGLNGPESLRQSCSAVIATMNKMATAMQEGEYDADKPQGTTPPVEVRAATVRAEMTDAEGLGVKLEDRETVIREVKKSLKIKGEELSEANVRLSLLEKKLDTSTKDADERVEKIQTKLDENLALLKKKEKEFEETMDALQADIDQLEAEKAELKQRINNQSKMTIEGLVSRGPTVPGIASVVQGSPGGLPPSLAGALQVVDSPLLRQQVEAQRLGIKHLKNENNRLKAEKMRAQLAALPPLCPPKLPQVSKESSMPPDGLNTGIYRRTDQLLATLLKLSSEVKVVDVTGKTAVSASAQLLEQTARLQNLSTALDKLKGEVAEHVVSYQPGAKASSDFATFPISSFVKAKGEKQGGTVFVGRVAIPCTPGQEQVHRLVLSQQQLQKVHHLLMT; the protein is encoded by the exons ATGAGCAGCGCTGGAAGTGTGGAGAGTGGTAAACCTCCGAAG ATCGGCTCTGTAGTGGAGGTGATCGGGAAGGGTCAGCGCGGTACTGTTGCCTATATTGGCGCCACCCTTTTTGCTTCTGGGAAATGGGTTGGCGTCATACTGAATGAGGCCAAAGGCAAGAACGATGGCACCGTGCAGGGGAAACGATACTTCACCTGTGAGGAAAATCATGGGATATTTGTCAGACAGTCCCAG CTCCAGGTGGTGGATGATGGCTCCAGTGCCACTTCACCAGAATCCGAAACGGGCCCTGCAAAATCGCTGAGACAAAAAG ACATTCCCGAGACTCCCAAAACAGCCAAGCAG ACTCCTGCGAGCATTAAGAAG TCCTCTACCCGCCGCTCTGCCAAG TTTACCACTCCAAGTCGACTAACGCCTGCCACCTCCCTCCCGTCACTTTTGCTACGACCCTCCGGACGCACCAGCCTGTCGCTGAGG GCGTCTCGTGAgagcctgtcctcctccctgtctggTGATGTCAGTGAGGCCGGCCTGTCCTCCCACCAGGGTGCGCTGGGGGCCCCCGTCGTGCCTCAGCCCAGCGGCTCAcctgcagcagcggcagcacCAGTCCCAGCTACTCCAAGCAAG GAGGAGGAATCGATGCGAGCTCAGGTCAAGGACCTGGAGGAGAAGCTCGAAACGCTGAAGATGAAGCGAACGGAGGACAAGGCCAAGCTGAAGGAGCTTGAGAAACACAAGATCCAGCTGGAGCAGCTTCAGGAGTGGAAGAACAAaatgcaggagcagcaggctgaTTTGCAGAAACAACTAAAAGAGGCCAAGaag GAAGCCCGTGAGGCACAAGAGGCAAAGGACCGCTACATGGAAGAGATGGCGGACACAGCCGACGCCATCGAGATGGCCACACTGGACAAAGAGATGGCTGAGGAGCGGGCAGAGTCTCTGCAAGTGGAGGTGGACACGCTGaaagagagggtggaggagctCTCCATGGACCTGGAGATCCTCAGACATGAGATTTCAGAAAAAG GCTCAGATGGAGCTGCCTCCAGTTACCATGtcaaacagctggaggagcagaacGGCAGACTGAAGGAGGCTTTGGTTCG GATGCGCGACCTTTCCTCTTCAGAGAAGCAGGAGCATGTCAAGCTGCAGAaacagatggagaagaagaacacTGAGCTGGAGACTCTGAGGACTCAGAAGGaaaagctgcaggaggaggtcaAGCAGGCCGAGGCCACCATCGATGAACTGAAGGAGCAG GTTGATGCTGCTCTGGGGTcagaggagatggtggagacccTGACGGAGAGGAACCTTGACCTGGAGGAGAAAGTCAgggagctgagagagacagTCACCGATCTG GAGGCCATCAATGAGATGAACGACGAGCTCCAGGAGAATGCCCGTGAGACAGAAATGGAGCTGCGGGAGCAGCTGGACCTGAGTGTAGCAAAGGTCAGGGAGGCTGAGAAAAGGGTGGAGGCCGCCCAGGAGACTGTCGCTGATTACCAGCAGACCATCAGCAAATACAGAGAGCTCACTGCCGGGCTGCAG GAGGCCAACAGGGATCTGATCAGCCAGCAGAATGCAAACGCTGAACAAGTTCAACAACCTCCCGCTGAGCTGTTTGACTTCAAAATTAAGTTTGCAGAGACCAAAGCTTATGCCAAG GCCATTGAGATGGAGCTGAGGAAAATGGAGGTGGCTCAGTCCAACAGACAGGtatctctcctcacctccttcatGCCGGACTCCTTCCTTCGTCACGGCGGCGATCACGACTGTATTCTGGTCCTTCTGCTCATTCCCAGGCTCATCTGCAAG GCTGAGCTGATCAGTAAACAGGCACAGGAGAAGTTTGACTTGAATGGGAACATGGCCCAGGGGACGGGGCTCAGAGGACCTCCAGGAGAGCAGCGCAGCTTTGCCTCAGGACTGGTGTACTCGCTCAGCCTGCTGCAGGCCACGCTGCACAAATATGAACA GTCTCTGAACACCTGTGACGTGGAGGTTTTCAAGCGCATGGGTACGCTCTACACTGAAATGAGCTTCCATGAGCGCTCTCTGGACTATTTCATCGACCTGCTGCATAAAGATCAGCTAGATGAGACTGTTCAGGTGGAACCTCTGACCAAGGCCATCAAGTACTATCAG CAACTGTACAGTGTCCATCTGGCAGATCAGACTGAAGACTGCACAGTGCAGCTGGCTGACCATATTAAG TTTACCCAGAGTGCCCTGGACTGCATGGCGGTGGAGGTGGCTCGTCTGCGGGCGTTCCTGTCTGCAGGTCAGGAGAGCTCTGGCCTCGTTGTCCTGCTGAAGGACCTGGAAACTTCCTGCTCTGATATCAGACAGTTCTGTAAGAAGATACGCCGGCGCATGCCTGGAACAGATGTGGCTGGAGTTCCCGCTGCCCTCAATTTTGGACAACAG GTGTCGGAGATGTTGACAGAGTGCAGGCGCCAGCAGACCCGGGTGGTGGCTGTTCTGCAGGAGGTggctgcagctggagctcagCTGGTCGCTCCACTGGCAGAACAGGAGGGGCTCAATGCTCTTAAACTAGAGGATATCGCCTGCAAGGCTGTGGACCAG GTGTACGGCTCTCAAGGCTTGAATGGCCCAGAGTCTCTGCGTCAGTCCTGCAGCGCCGTCATCGCCACCATGAACAAGATGGCCACAGCCATGCAGGAAGGGGAGTATGATGCTGACAAACCACAGGGCACG ACCCCGCCAGTGGAGGTGAGAGCAGCCACCGTCAGGGCTGAGATGACTGATGCTGAGGGTCTGGGAGTGAAgctggaagacagagagacggtCATCAGGGAGGTCAAGAAGTCGCTCAAGATCAAG GGCGAGGAGCTGAGTGAGGCCAACGTCCGTCTGAGCCTGCTGGAGAAGAAGCTTGACACCTCCACCAAAGACGCGGATGAGCGGGTGGAGAAGATTCAGACCAAACTGGACGAGAACCTCGCCCTGctcaagaagaaagaaaa GGAGTTTGAGGAGACGATGGACGCTCTGCAGGCTGATATCGACCAGCTGGAGGCGGAGAAGGCAGAGCTGAAGCAACGCATTAACAACCAATCAAAGATGACCATTGAAGGCCTGGTATCAAGAGGCCCGACTGTCCCTGGAATTGCCTCAGTCGTTCAGGGATCTCCAGGAG GTCTGCCTCCATCCCTGGCTGGAGCACTTCAGGTGGTGGACTCCCCTCTCCTCAGGCAGCAGGTTGAGGCTCAGAGACTGGGCATCAAACACCTCAAGAACGAAAACAACAGACTCAAG GCAGAGAAGATGAGAGCCCAGCTGGCAGCCCTGCCTCCACTCTGCCCTCCCAAACTGCCACAGGTCTCCAAAGAAAGCTCCATGCCGCCTGACGGACTCAACACAGGCATCTACCGCAGGACTGACCAACTGCTGGCAACTCTGCTCAAGCTTAGCAGCGAGGTTAAGGTTGTGGACGTCACCGGGAAGACAGCCG TTAGTGCCAGTGCCCAGCTGCTGGAGCAGACGGCTCGGCTGCAGAACCTCAGCACTGCTCTGGACAAGCTCAAG GGAGAAGTAGCTGAACATGTCGTGTCATACCAGCCCGGAGCAAAGGCTTCCTCTGACTTCGCCACCTTCCCAATCTCCTCCTTTGTTAAG GCCAAGGGAGAGAAGCAGGGAGGAACAGTATTTGTCGGTCGTGTTGCCATTCCGTGCACTCCTGGACAGGAACAAGTCCACCGGCTTGtcctgtcacagcagcagctgcagaaagtgCACCACCTCCTCATGACCTAA